A stretch of Acidimicrobiales bacterium DNA encodes these proteins:
- a CDS encoding response regulator transcription factor produces the protein MPSLRAVVADDDLLVRAGIVAVIDALDDIELVGQAGNLSELLEVVDEQRPDVVITDVRMPPSQTDEGIQAARRIRQDHPTTGVVVLSQHAEPEYVLSVLEGGSEGVGYLLKENVSDLAEVERALRAVAAGGSSIDPAVVSVLVASRQSAPSAIDELSPREREVLSLIAEGDNNASIAARLVLSEGAVAKHINAIFSKLQLSEEPAVHRRVKAVLLWLAAAT, from the coding sequence ATGCCTTCGCTGCGCGCCGTCGTCGCCGACGACGATCTCCTCGTCCGAGCCGGCATCGTCGCGGTCATCGACGCGCTCGACGACATCGAGCTCGTCGGCCAGGCGGGCAACCTGTCGGAGCTCCTCGAGGTCGTCGACGAGCAACGTCCGGACGTCGTCATCACCGACGTGCGGATGCCGCCGAGCCAGACCGACGAGGGCATTCAGGCCGCCCGCCGAATCCGCCAGGACCACCCGACGACCGGGGTCGTGGTGCTGAGCCAGCACGCGGAGCCCGAGTACGTCCTCTCCGTGCTCGAAGGCGGATCGGAGGGCGTTGGCTATCTCCTCAAGGAGAACGTGTCGGACCTCGCCGAGGTCGAGCGAGCCCTGCGGGCCGTCGCCGCTGGTGGGTCGTCGATCGACCCGGCGGTCGTGTCGGTCCTGGTCGCGAGCCGCCAGTCCGCGCCGTCCGCGATCGACGAGCTGTCACCGCGTGAACGGGAGGTCCTGAGCCTCATCGCCGAGGGCGACAACAACGCGTCCATCGCGGCGCGGCTCGTCCTGAGCGAGGGGGCGGTCGCGAAGCACATCAACGCCATCTTCTCGAAGCTGCAACTGAGCGAGGAGCCGGCCGTGCACCGCCGGGTGAAGGCCGTGCTCCTGTGGCTCGCGGCCGCGACCTGA
- a CDS encoding response regulator: MSPATDEIRVFAIDDHPHVLASVALVVAACEGFRDVGAAPDGETAIELIGADDGPDPDLILIDLHMPGCDGLETARALAAGGTDAVLVLMSTADRDALPDGALRPPLHAFLPKAELSTDSLREAWTGVVGPDRRR, encoded by the coding sequence ATGTCCCCCGCCACCGACGAGATCCGGGTCTTCGCCATCGACGACCATCCCCACGTGCTCGCGAGCGTCGCGCTGGTGGTCGCCGCCTGTGAGGGATTTCGCGACGTGGGGGCCGCTCCGGACGGCGAGACCGCGATCGAGCTGATCGGCGCGGACGACGGCCCGGACCCGGACCTGATCCTCATCGACCTGCACATGCCGGGTTGCGACGGGCTGGAGACGGCCCGTGCGCTCGCGGCCGGCGGCACCGACGCCGTGCTCGTACTCATGTCGACCGCCGACCGCGATGCGCTGCCGGACGGCGCCCTCCGCCCGCCGCTGCACGCCTTTCTCCCGAAAGCCGAGTTGTCCACGGATTCGCTTCGCGAGGCGTGGACCGGGGTTGTCGGTCCCGATCGCAGGCGCTAG
- a CDS encoding sulfatase-like hydrolase/transferase: MPGLQWRLLHLLAATALAITQPLLSLLGDNPTFFTAHGSSPAEIVWFALVVALGPSLVLAGVVAGAAAIGTTAGRRIHLIVMGALAFVFLIQVVDLVPGPWPVPTLLALGGAVGLVHAYRIQPAVRSATSVLAIAPALFVASFLFLSPTSDLVFAADVDAVELDELFDAGELTDDTDSTEATPLSTAERLADRFPDVHVLILDELPIASILDGTGAVDRARFPNLARLADTADLFTNATTVGFTTERAVPAILTGRYESNPAPVFSTYPENLFTLLGSIYDASESDPLVDLCPDSICNGEPPAEIVALLAADETDTTTTTTRPTTTTTTQPAADDESGSFGQLLRDSRIVFGHLVAPDGLDLGLPEIGATWGDFGSDLAPDRTPDSTADPTATTTSTTAPDDTTTTAALDVTLGEPAVGGGEVDAEAIAAANREFLDSLVDTDTRVADFRRDLTTLGPTGTPRLSVIHALLPHVPWRLHPNGQIYDDVRLPGYFNRWDNDPQIAEAGLQRHLLQLQYTDALIGEYLDRLVETGAFENSIVIVTADHGIGFVPGEQARSVGGAGGGIAGVPIFVKRVGQTDGSSFDHAVETIDIVPTIAALLDIELPWPVDGHDLHGPEVDRFREVLHPFRITIPDPFPAARDEVTDEILALFGAGTDGNLYGRAGLHDRIATDVSDLMVGRNGLCWVMDQPTAIPEEDGAIGYVFGEVVSNRTVFIPLALTVGDVLAGTSTTLHHEVPHRVFALGDPTVFAGADPADIALHEIIDGELHEIRHC, from the coding sequence ATGCCGGGGCTGCAATGGAGACTTCTTCACCTGCTCGCGGCGACGGCGCTGGCGATCACGCAGCCGCTGCTGAGCCTGCTCGGCGACAACCCGACCTTCTTCACCGCCCACGGCAGCTCGCCCGCCGAGATCGTGTGGTTCGCGCTCGTCGTCGCCCTCGGACCATCACTCGTGCTGGCCGGCGTCGTCGCCGGCGCCGCGGCGATCGGCACCACGGCCGGGAGGCGGATCCACCTGATCGTCATGGGCGCGCTCGCGTTCGTCTTCCTCATCCAGGTCGTGGATCTGGTGCCCGGCCCGTGGCCCGTTCCCACGCTGCTCGCCCTCGGCGGTGCGGTCGGTCTGGTGCACGCGTACCGGATCCAGCCCGCGGTCCGCAGCGCCACGTCCGTGCTCGCCATCGCGCCTGCTCTCTTCGTGGCGTCCTTCCTCTTCCTCTCGCCGACGAGCGATCTCGTGTTCGCGGCCGACGTCGACGCGGTGGAACTCGACGAGCTGTTCGACGCCGGGGAACTCACGGACGACACCGACTCGACGGAGGCCACCCCTCTGTCGACGGCCGAGCGTCTCGCCGATCGCTTCCCCGACGTCCATGTGCTGATCCTGGACGAGCTGCCGATCGCGTCGATTCTCGACGGGACCGGCGCCGTCGATCGGGCCCGCTTCCCGAACCTCGCCCGCCTCGCCGACACCGCCGACCTGTTCACCAACGCAACCACCGTGGGCTTCACGACCGAGCGAGCGGTTCCTGCGATCCTCACCGGCCGCTACGAGAGCAATCCGGCGCCCGTCTTCTCGACCTATCCCGAGAACCTCTTCACCCTTCTCGGCAGCATTTACGACGCGTCCGAGTCGGACCCGCTGGTCGATCTGTGCCCCGATTCGATCTGCAACGGTGAGCCCCCCGCCGAGATCGTCGCGCTCCTGGCCGCCGACGAGACCGACACCACGACCACGACGACGCGTCCGACCACCACGACGACGACCCAGCCGGCGGCCGACGACGAATCCGGCTCCTTCGGCCAGCTGCTGCGCGACAGCCGGATCGTCTTCGGGCACCTCGTTGCGCCCGACGGGCTCGACCTCGGCCTTCCCGAGATCGGCGCCACGTGGGGCGACTTCGGCAGCGATCTGGCGCCCGACCGCACGCCCGACTCAACCGCCGACCCGACAGCCACCACGACGTCCACGACCGCACCGGACGACACGACGACGACCGCCGCGCTGGACGTGACGCTGGGCGAACCGGCCGTCGGCGGCGGCGAGGTGGATGCCGAGGCGATCGCCGCCGCCAACCGCGAGTTCCTCGACAGCCTCGTCGACACCGACACGCGCGTCGCCGACTTCCGGCGCGACCTGACCACGCTCGGCCCGACCGGCACACCGCGCCTCAGCGTGATCCACGCCCTGCTCCCCCACGTGCCCTGGCGGCTCCATCCGAACGGCCAGATCTATGACGACGTCCGACTTCCCGGGTACTTCAACCGATGGGACAACGATCCGCAGATCGCCGAGGCCGGGCTGCAGCGCCACCTCCTCCAGCTCCAGTACACCGACGCGCTGATCGGTGAGTATCTCGACCGGCTCGTCGAGACCGGGGCGTTCGAGAACAGCATTGTGATCGTCACCGCCGACCACGGCATCGGCTTCGTGCCCGGCGAGCAGGCCCGCTCGGTGGGCGGCGCGGGAGGCGGCATCGCGGGCGTCCCGATCTTCGTGAAGCGGGTCGGCCAGACCGACGGATCGTCGTTCGACCACGCGGTGGAGACGATCGACATCGTCCCGACGATCGCGGCCCTGCTCGACATCGAACTGCCGTGGCCGGTCGACGGGCACGACCTCCACGGCCCCGAGGTCGACCGCTTCCGCGAGGTGCTGCATCCGTTCAGGATCACGATCCCCGATCCGTTCCCCGCGGCCCGCGACGAGGTGACCGACGAGATCCTCGCTCTCTTCGGCGCCGGCACGGACGGCAACCTCTACGGGCGGGCCGGCCTGCACGACCGCATCGCGACCGACGTTAGCGATCTCATGGTCGGCCGGAACGGACTCTGCTGGGTCATGGATCAACCGACCGCGATTCCGGAGGAGGACGGGGCGATCGGCTACGTCTTCGGCGAGGTCGTCAGCAACCGCACGGTCTTCATTCCGCTCGCCCTCACGGTCGGCGACGTGCTGGCGGGCACCTCCACGACCCTGCACCACGAGGTGCCGCACCGCGTCTTCGCCCTCGGCGACCCGACCGTGTTCGCCGGTGCGGACCCGGCGGACATCGCGCTCCACGAGATCATCGACGGCGAACTCCACGAGATCCGCCACTGCTGA
- a CDS encoding YiiD C-terminal domain-containing protein, whose product MTEWDAERLTQGNWDTIPFLKRTGVVVDHAERGFVRLRMPFEPNVNHVGMMYAGALFTLAEVPGGTIFITTFDPKRYYPIVKDLKIRFRRPATTDITVEVRISDEEAQRVMDEADANGKADYSWECELKDATGEVVAITQNEYQLRAHDLG is encoded by the coding sequence ATGACGGAATGGGACGCCGAGAGACTCACGCAGGGCAACTGGGACACGATCCCGTTCCTGAAACGCACGGGCGTGGTGGTGGACCACGCAGAGCGGGGGTTCGTGCGGCTGCGGATGCCGTTCGAGCCGAACGTCAACCATGTCGGGATGATGTACGCGGGCGCGCTCTTCACCCTCGCCGAGGTGCCGGGCGGCACGATCTTCATCACCACCTTCGACCCCAAGCGCTACTACCCGATCGTGAAGGACCTGAAGATCCGGTTCCGGCGACCGGCCACGACGGACATCACCGTCGAGGTCCGCATCAGCGACGAGGAGGCACAGCGGGTGATGGACGAGGCCGACGCCAACGGCAAGGCCGACTACTCGTGGGAGTGCGAGCTGAAGGACGCCACCGGCGAGGTCGTCGCCATCACCCAGAACGAGTATCAGCTGCGGGCCCACGACCTGGGCTGA
- a CDS encoding amidohydrolase family protein, whose translation MSGAFTVRATIHQTPHPDTHTVRRDQVIAVDAAGRIESIRPATEDDTEDVELPATSVLLPGLIDTHIHAPQWPQLGTALDRPLEEWLFDHTFPLEARCADPAFAEQVWESMVPTLLGLGTTTAVYHASIHEPATTALAEACHRHGQRAFVGRVAMDHPEGTPEWYRDATATEAVAASARSIEAIRRLGGRSGLVEPIVTPRFIPACTDAALEGLGELAATTATRIQTHCSESDWEHAYVLDRHGMTDAAALDRFGLIADHTVLAHATHLTDDDRARLIGRGAGVAHCPLSNAYFSQRVFPARAAIDAGLRVGLGTDIAGGAEASLVAQCAHAVTSSRHLGDPIDIVRAFWMATAGGAELLGIPAGVLEPGRHFDAVAIDLDAVGVWPEVDDDARVFEKIVRRGADAITDVWVDGVAVSPGRGPAADTRSG comes from the coding sequence ATGAGCGGGGCGTTCACGGTCCGGGCGACGATCCACCAGACGCCGCACCCGGACACGCACACGGTTCGACGCGACCAGGTGATCGCCGTCGACGCGGCGGGCCGTATCGAGTCGATCCGGCCCGCCACCGAGGACGACACGGAAGACGTCGAGCTGCCGGCCACGAGCGTGCTCCTCCCCGGCCTGATCGACACCCACATCCACGCGCCCCAGTGGCCCCAACTCGGCACCGCCCTCGACCGACCCCTCGAGGAATGGCTGTTCGACCACACCTTCCCGCTCGAGGCCCGTTGCGCCGACCCGGCCTTCGCCGAGCAGGTCTGGGAGTCGATGGTGCCCACGCTCCTCGGGCTCGGCACGACCACCGCCGTGTACCACGCCAGTATCCACGAGCCGGCCACCACGGCGTTGGCCGAAGCGTGTCACCGACACGGCCAACGCGCCTTCGTCGGCCGGGTCGCGATGGACCACCCGGAGGGCACGCCCGAGTGGTATCGCGACGCCACCGCCACCGAGGCCGTGGCGGCGAGTGCCCGCTCGATCGAGGCGATCCGAAGGCTGGGCGGGCGGTCCGGCCTCGTCGAGCCGATCGTCACGCCCCGCTTCATCCCCGCGTGCACCGACGCCGCGCTGGAAGGCCTCGGCGAGCTCGCCGCGACCACGGCCACCCGCATCCAGACCCACTGCTCCGAGAGCGACTGGGAGCACGCCTACGTGCTCGATCGTCACGGCATGACGGACGCCGCCGCACTCGATCGCTTCGGTTTGATCGCCGACCACACGGTGCTCGCCCACGCAACGCATCTCACCGACGACGATCGCGCCCGACTGATCGGCCGGGGCGCCGGTGTCGCCCACTGTCCGTTGAGCAACGCCTACTTCTCGCAGCGCGTCTTCCCCGCCCGGGCCGCGATCGACGCGGGTCTCCGCGTGGGGCTCGGCACCGACATCGCCGGCGGCGCCGAGGCGTCCCTCGTCGCCCAGTGCGCCCACGCCGTCACGAGCAGCCGTCACCTCGGCGACCCGATCGACATCGTCCGGGCGTTCTGGATGGCGACCGCGGGCGGGGCGGAGCTGCTCGGGATCCCCGCCGGTGTCCTCGAACCGGGGCGCCACTTCGACGCCGTGGCGATCGATCTCGACGCGGTCGGCGTCTGGCCCGAGGTGGACGACGACGCCCGCGTGTTCGAGAAGATCGTGCGGCGGGGCGCCGACGCGATCACCGACGTGTGGGTCGACGGCGTCGCCGTCAGCCCAGGTCGTGGGCCCGCAGCTGATACTCGTTCTGGGTGA
- a CDS encoding methyltransferase domain-containing protein: MTAEPEYVHGHHASVLRSHKSRTIANSAAYVAARLQPGMRVLDVGCGPGNLTAEIAGRVAPGEVIGIDASDTIVAEAARDHGEAASFALGDVYALDYPDDGFDLVHAHQVLQHLDRPIEALREMRRVTTPGGIVAARDADYGAMTWAPANEGMDRWMDLYQRMTADLDHDANAGRHLLGWAQQAGFTDITVSSSTWEFADPDSRGWWSGVWADRVLQSSYGDIAVRDGLATRPELDEIAAAWRDWATRPDGFFLCPHVEIVAVA, translated from the coding sequence ATGACGGCGGAGCCCGAGTACGTCCACGGCCACCATGCGTCGGTGCTGCGCTCGCACAAGAGCCGCACGATCGCGAACTCGGCGGCGTACGTGGCCGCCCGTCTCCAGCCGGGCATGCGGGTGCTCGATGTCGGCTGCGGCCCCGGCAACCTCACGGCCGAGATCGCCGGCCGTGTCGCGCCGGGCGAGGTGATCGGGATCGACGCGTCGGACACGATCGTGGCCGAGGCCGCGCGGGACCACGGCGAGGCGGCGTCGTTCGCGCTCGGCGACGTGTACGCGCTCGACTACCCCGACGACGGCTTCGATCTCGTCCATGCCCACCAGGTGCTCCAGCATCTCGACCGGCCGATCGAGGCACTGCGCGAGATGCGTCGGGTCACGACCCCGGGTGGGATCGTCGCCGCCCGCGACGCCGACTACGGCGCGATGACGTGGGCGCCGGCGAACGAGGGCATGGACCGCTGGATGGACCTGTACCAGCGCATGACCGCGGATCTGGATCACGATGCCAACGCCGGTCGTCATCTGCTCGGGTGGGCGCAGCAGGCGGGCTTCACCGACATCACCGTCAGCTCGTCCACCTGGGAGTTCGCCGACCCCGACAGCCGCGGGTGGTGGTCCGGCGTGTGGGCCGACCGCGTCCTCCAGTCGAGCTATGGCGACATCGCCGTGCGCGACGGGCTGGCGACGCGCCCCGAGCTCGACGAGATCGCCGCCGCGTGGCGGGACTGGGCCACCCGGCCCGACGGCTTCTTCCTCTGCCCCCACGTCGAGATCGTCGCCGTCGCATGA
- a CDS encoding 8-oxoguanine deaminase: MADLLIHDAWTVATVDATRREFDGGWVAITDGLVSGVGGPDDAPPSATERISAEGCLVTPGLVNTHHHLFQNLTRAYTPMTAAPLFGWLQSLYPLWTAAIDEESEYLAAWVGLAELALSGCTTSSDHHYLHPPRAGDLLGAEIEAAVDLGLRFHPTYGSMSLSEKDGGLPPDDAVRDEDDILAESERHVSRWHDPAHGAMVRIALAPCSPFSVTPDLMRRTAELAERLDVRLHTHLAENAEDDEFALATFGMRPVDLYEDVGWMSDRSWGAHVVRPDPDEVARLGAAGVGIAHCPSSNMILSSGIAPVIDLRHAGCPVGLGCDGSSSADSASLWQEARLSMLQGKLVSGADAMTARIALEVATRGGAGCLGRTGEIGELSVGAVGDVAIWDLSGPVFAGVLDDPIEGWLRCGPTAARDTIVHGRAVVRDGHLVSPDLGGNLAAHRVASRRFQPI; encoded by the coding sequence ATGGCTGACCTCCTCATCCACGACGCCTGGACCGTCGCGACGGTCGACGCAACCCGCCGCGAGTTCGACGGCGGCTGGGTCGCGATCACGGACGGCCTCGTGTCCGGGGTGGGCGGACCGGACGATGCACCGCCGTCGGCCACCGAACGCATCTCCGCCGAGGGCTGCCTCGTCACCCCGGGGCTCGTCAACACCCACCACCACCTCTTCCAGAACCTGACCCGGGCCTACACGCCCATGACCGCGGCGCCGCTCTTCGGCTGGCTCCAGTCGCTCTACCCGCTGTGGACCGCGGCCATCGACGAGGAGTCCGAGTACCTGGCGGCGTGGGTGGGGCTCGCCGAGCTCGCGCTCTCGGGCTGCACGACCTCCAGCGATCACCACTACCTCCACCCGCCGCGAGCCGGCGATCTCCTCGGCGCCGAAATCGAGGCGGCCGTCGATCTCGGCCTGCGCTTCCATCCGACCTACGGGTCGATGTCGCTGTCGGAGAAGGACGGTGGCCTCCCGCCCGACGACGCAGTCCGCGACGAGGACGACATCCTCGCCGAGTCCGAGCGCCACGTGTCCCGCTGGCACGACCCGGCCCACGGGGCCATGGTGCGGATCGCGCTCGCGCCGTGTTCGCCGTTCTCCGTCACCCCGGACCTGATGCGGCGCACCGCCGAGCTGGCCGAGCGGCTCGACGTCCGCCTCCACACCCACCTCGCCGAGAACGCCGAGGACGACGAGTTCGCGTTGGCGACCTTCGGGATGCGCCCCGTCGATCTCTACGAGGACGTCGGCTGGATGAGCGATCGCAGCTGGGGCGCCCACGTGGTCCGCCCGGATCCCGACGAGGTCGCCCGGCTCGGTGCGGCCGGCGTCGGCATCGCCCACTGCCCGAGCTCCAACATGATCCTGTCGTCCGGCATCGCCCCGGTGATCGACCTGCGCCACGCCGGCTGTCCCGTCGGCCTCGGCTGCGACGGCTCCTCGTCGGCCGACTCGGCATCGCTGTGGCAGGAGGCCCGACTCTCGATGCTCCAGGGCAAGCTCGTGTCCGGTGCCGACGCGATGACCGCCCGCATCGCCCTCGAGGTCGCCACCCGCGGTGGTGCCGGCTGCCTCGGCCGCACGGGCGAGATCGGCGAACTCTCGGTCGGCGCGGTCGGCGACGTCGCCATCTGGGACCTCAGCGGCCCCGTGTTCGCCGGCGTGCTCGACGATCCGATCGAAGGCTGGCTGCGCTGTGGCCCGACCGCCGCGCGCGACACGATCGTCCACGGCCGCGCCGTCGTGCGCGACGGACACCTCGTGTCCCCCGACCTCGGCGGCAACCTCGCCGCCCACCGCGTCGCCAGCCGACGCTTCCAGCCGATCTGA
- a CDS encoding helix-turn-helix domain-containing protein — MAATDPGDIAAEFLVEPFVEGSPGAHVTAAVDAFAAHEIDVELGPFASSAAGDVDAMADAIAEMIRAAMSNGATSVQLRVAATAEEIPVPTLRDALDDILRMAEREIGTVASEWDRDQKQRVVRMLEERGAFLLRGAVDDIARIMGVSRITIYNYLNAIEADTDG, encoded by the coding sequence ATGGCCGCGACGGACCCGGGCGACATCGCTGCAGAGTTCCTCGTTGAGCCGTTCGTCGAAGGCTCCCCCGGCGCCCACGTGACCGCCGCGGTCGACGCGTTCGCAGCTCACGAGATCGACGTCGAGCTCGGTCCGTTCGCCTCGTCCGCCGCAGGCGATGTCGACGCCATGGCCGACGCGATCGCCGAGATGATCCGAGCCGCGATGTCCAACGGGGCGACCTCGGTCCAGCTGCGGGTGGCGGCCACGGCCGAGGAGATCCCGGTCCCGACCCTGCGCGATGCGCTCGACGACATCCTGCGCATGGCCGAGCGCGAGATCGGCACGGTGGCGTCCGAATGGGACCGCGATCAGAAGCAGCGAGTCGTGCGCATGCTCGAGGAGCGCGGCGCGTTCCTGCTGCGCGGCGCGGTGGACGACATCGCCCGGATCATGGGTGTGTCCCGCATCACGATCTACAACTATCTGAACGCGATCGAGGCGGACACGGATGGCTGA
- a CDS encoding M20 family metallo-hydrolase, with the protein MPAPTADLRVDIDRLVGRLAALAEIGAIEGTEGCARLALTDEDKAGRDLVVTWMRDLGLDVAVDGIGNVVATMAGATDGPPVMCGSHIDTVRTGGRYDGNLGVLAGLEVIETVQAAGITPQRPLAVAFFTDEEGARFPPDMLGSLVYVGGMPLEEALDIEGIDGAQVGAELERIGYAGAAPLPGRAPHAFVELHVEQGPVLEAEGITIGAVESVQGISWQELTITGQSNHAGTTPIALRRDPGLVAARVVAFARELADRFGHPQVATVGALDFAPNLVNVVPASATLTVDLRNTDEGVLQKAEAELAAFVAEAAAAEHCTVETRTLARFGPVIFEPTVVDLVARAASSLGHTVRRMPSGAGHDAQMLARVCPTAMIFTPSKDGLSHNPAEYTSPADLEAGADVLLHVMLSLASADEGNADG; encoded by the coding sequence ATGCCCGCGCCCACCGCCGACCTCCGCGTCGACATCGACCGCCTCGTCGGTCGCCTGGCCGCGCTCGCGGAGATCGGCGCGATCGAGGGCACCGAGGGCTGCGCCCGGCTCGCCCTCACCGACGAGGACAAGGCCGGCCGCGACCTCGTCGTCACCTGGATGCGCGACCTGGGCCTCGATGTCGCGGTCGACGGCATCGGCAACGTGGTCGCCACCATGGCCGGCGCAACCGACGGCCCTCCCGTGATGTGCGGCTCCCACATCGACACGGTGCGCACGGGAGGCCGCTACGACGGCAACCTCGGCGTGCTCGCCGGGCTGGAGGTGATCGAGACCGTGCAGGCCGCCGGGATCACGCCTCAGCGCCCCCTCGCCGTCGCGTTCTTCACCGACGAGGAAGGCGCCCGCTTCCCGCCGGACATGCTCGGCAGCCTCGTCTACGTCGGCGGGATGCCGCTCGAGGAGGCACTCGACATCGAAGGCATCGACGGCGCGCAGGTCGGGGCCGAGCTCGAGCGGATCGGCTACGCCGGCGCCGCGCCGCTGCCGGGTCGCGCGCCGCATGCGTTCGTGGAGCTGCACGTGGAGCAGGGTCCGGTGCTCGAGGCCGAGGGCATCACCATCGGCGCGGTCGAGAGCGTGCAGGGCATCAGCTGGCAGGAGCTGACCATCACCGGCCAGTCGAACCATGCGGGCACCACCCCGATCGCGTTGCGTCGCGACCCCGGGCTCGTCGCCGCCCGCGTCGTCGCCTTCGCCCGCGAACTCGCCGACCGTTTCGGGCATCCCCAGGTGGCCACCGTGGGTGCCCTCGACTTCGCGCCCAACCTCGTGAACGTGGTGCCGGCGTCGGCCACGCTCACCGTCGATCTGCGCAACACCGACGAGGGCGTTCTCCAGAAGGCCGAGGCCGAACTGGCCGCGTTCGTCGCCGAGGCCGCGGCGGCGGAGCACTGCACCGTGGAGACCCGCACGCTCGCCCGCTTCGGGCCGGTCATCTTCGAGCCGACCGTCGTGGACCTGGTGGCGCGGGCGGCGTCGTCGCTCGGTCACACCGTTCGTCGCATGCCGTCGGGCGCAGGGCACGACGCCCAGATGCTCGCCCGCGTGTGCCCGACCGCGATGATCTTCACGCCGAGCAAGGACGGGCTGAGTCACAACCCCGCCGAGTACACCAGCCCCGCGGACCTCGAGGCGGGCGCGGACGTCCTCCTCCATGTGATGCTCTCGCTCGCGAGCGCCGACGAAGGGAACGCCGATGGCTGA
- a CDS encoding N-carbamoyl-D-amino-acid hydrolase, whose product MTDVERAADGPLVENEGRILRVAAAQVGPVGRHEPRAAVVDRLIALLEQAATGGVDLVVYPELALTTFFPRWYVEDEDDLELDDFYETEMPGPETQRLFDVAAERGVGFCLGYAELTPDGHRYNTQILVERDGSIVGKYRKVHLPGHAEHEPWREFQHLERRYFEAGDDFPTWRAFGGVVGMAICNDRRWPETYRCLALGGAELILIGYNTPMHYAPDPSQDMLQSFHSHLVMQAGAYQNGCFVVGVAKGGNEEGVESLADSCIIAPTGRVIALTAHNGDELAVADIDLDLTRNYKETLFQFERYRRPETYTAITTQRGPVPPPEESP is encoded by the coding sequence GTGACGGACGTCGAGAGGGCCGCCGACGGCCCGCTGGTCGAGAACGAAGGCCGGATTCTCCGCGTGGCCGCGGCCCAGGTCGGCCCGGTGGGGCGCCACGAACCGCGGGCGGCCGTGGTCGACCGACTGATCGCGCTGCTCGAACAGGCCGCGACCGGCGGCGTCGATCTCGTTGTCTACCCCGAGCTCGCGCTCACCACGTTCTTCCCCCGCTGGTACGTCGAGGACGAGGACGACCTCGAGCTCGACGACTTCTACGAGACCGAGATGCCCGGGCCCGAGACCCAGCGGCTCTTCGACGTCGCGGCCGAGCGCGGCGTCGGCTTCTGCCTCGGCTACGCCGAGCTCACGCCGGACGGCCATCGCTACAACACGCAGATCCTCGTCGAACGCGACGGTTCGATCGTGGGCAAGTACCGCAAGGTCCACCTCCCGGGCCATGCCGAGCACGAGCCCTGGCGTGAGTTCCAGCACCTCGAGCGGCGCTACTTCGAGGCGGGAGACGACTTCCCGACCTGGCGGGCGTTCGGTGGCGTCGTCGGCATGGCGATCTGCAACGATCGCCGTTGGCCGGAGACCTATCGCTGCCTGGCCCTGGGCGGCGCCGAGCTGATCCTGATCGGCTACAACACGCCGATGCACTATGCCCCCGACCCGAGTCAGGACATGCTGCAGTCGTTCCACAGCCACCTCGTGATGCAGGCGGGCGCCTATCAGAACGGCTGCTTCGTGGTCGGGGTCGCCAAGGGCGGCAACGAGGAGGGGGTCGAGTCGCTGGCCGACAGCTGCATCATCGCGCCGACCGGCCGCGTCATCGCGCTGACCGCGCACAACGGCGACGAGCTCGCCGTGGCCGACATCGACCTGGACCTCACCCGGAACTACAAGGAAACCCTGTTCCAGTTCGAGCGCTACCGCCGACCCGAGACCTACACCGCCATCACCACGCAGCGCGGGCCCGTCCCGCCCCCCGAGGAGTCGCCATGA